One region of Bombus affinis isolate iyBomAffi1 chromosome 5, iyBomAffi1.2, whole genome shotgun sequence genomic DNA includes:
- the LOC126916367 gene encoding intraflagellar transport protein 80 homolog isoform X4: MRFKISAQNRNGHKRLVTCVAWSSTEEIYSCGEDHLLIAWHLEGGTAHSSIVTEFPNDFYPTDMQWHPRPNYAALITKKQSLDVLLITTADGKYHLVNKNGRIEKSIDAHKGATTVGRWSSDGSALLTAGEDGLIKVWSRSGMLRSVVVKGVFPILSAAWSSDCTTVLYSQGAHLTFQSLNSNSKPRKLLAHDGLVLVLCWSHTHGLIISGGEDCRYKVWDPNGTQLFSSSIGDYPITSVSWSFSGDYFAVGSFNTIKLCDKTGWSHSLEKINSGSIYSIAWSSDSTQVAMACSNGTVSTGHIIDRRLEWNNYEATLVKRKVIEIRNVGNEIRETLEISDRVVQLEFGFDYLVVITPAQCHVYSVANWNTPAIFDLKNTSISAVLLAEKHFLLVEWNSVSLYSYQGRLLGTPKWKGITQERLYPPCVSLCSDTLVIRSQSNEKLLHVLEVAYNKPITENQTYTHLQSITRVALNHVGGITDRQVALIDINKDLFLVSIRIPGFGRVCKIAAMAQDIAWATDANVLAAMLDATLSVWLCPNCVHYSDRKIIRKTRIDKESSEFGKQPSVANVYNGMVMIRRGDGALVASSFYTFFISLHQHILNKRWKEALSLCRIAQNEVLWTCMAVMATDNKELDAAEEAYAAISRYDKVNYIQYIKSLPNKTERLAEMALLSGDLLTAEGILLQNGLTEEAVRINIEIYNWNRALELAIRHRKQLDEVLNARKEYLRVINKKETNQNFLEYMANVAKTQEATEKAPFKRDEIELPEAEIQKNEIMKQEMDT, from the exons ATGAGATTTAAAATATCCGCACAAAATCGTAATGGTCATAAGCGTTTGGTAACTTGTGTAGCATGGAGCTCGACGGAAGAGATTTATTCATGCGG AGAGGATCATTTATTAATAGCGTGGCATTTGGAAGGTGGGACCGCACATTCTAGCATTGTTACGGAATTTCCTAATGATTTTTATCCGACCGACATGCAGTGGCATCCGCGACCAAATTATGCGGCGCTAATTACTAAAAAACAATCGTTAGATGTTCTGTTAATTACTACAGCCGACG GAaaatatcatttagttaataaAAATGGACGTATAGAAAAGAGCATAGATGCTCATAAAGGAGCAACGACAGTAGGCAGATGGAGTAGTGATGGCTCCGCACTTTTGACTG CTGGTGAAGATGGTTTGATAAAAGTATGGTCACGTAGTGGCATGCTTCGCTCTGTTGTTGTTAAAGGTGTGTTTCCCATACTATCTGCTGCCTGGAGTTCAGATTGTACGACAGTATTATATTCTCAGGGAGCTCACTTAACTTTTCAGTCGCTTAACTCTAATTCCAAACCTCGCAAG TTATTGGCTCATGATGGTTTGGTTTTGGTTTTATGTTGGAGTCATACTCATGGATTGATAATTTCTGGTGGGGAAGATTGTAGATATAAG GTATGGGATCCTAATGGTACTCAGCTATTTTCTAGTAGCATAGGAGATTATCCTATTACATCAGTAAGCTGGAGCTTTTCTGGGGATTACTTTGCTGTTGGATCATTTAACACAATCAAACTTTGTGATAAAACAGGA TGGTCTCATTCAttagaaaaaataaattctGGAAGTATATACAGTATTGCTTGGTCAAGTGATAGCACACAAGTAGCTATGGCTTGTAGTAATGGAACTGTATCAACAGGACATATAATAGACAG AAGATTGGAATGGAATAATTACGAAGCCACATTGGTCAAAAGAAAAGtaattgaaatcagaaatgTGGGTAATGAAATACGAGAAACATTAGAGATATCGGATCGCGTGGTGCAGCTGGAATTTGGTTTTGATTATTTAGTTGTAATTACACCAGCACAGTGTCATGTTTATTCGGTAGCAAATTGGAATACTCCCGCtatatttgatttaaaaaatactAGTATATCAGCGGTACTTCTTGCAGAaaa GCATTTTTTATTAGTTGAATGGAATAGCGTATCATTGTACAGTTATCAAGGCCGTTTATTAGGAACTCCAAAATGGAAAGGAATAACACAGGAACGACTTTATCCACCTTGTGTATCGCTATGTTCTGATACTTTAGTCATACGATCGCAAAGTAACGAAAAAC TTCTTCATGTGTTAGAAGTGGCTTACAATAAACCTATAACAGAAAACCAGACTTACACACATCTTCAAAGTATTACAAGGGTTGCGTTGAATCATGTTGGCGGAATAACTGATCGACAAGTAGCATTAATCGATATAAACAAAGATTTGTTTCTAGTTTCTATACGAATCCCTGGTTTTGGTAGAGTATGTAAAATAG CCGCTATGGCGCAAGATATTGCATGGGCGACTGATGCAAATGTTTTAGCAGCGATGTTGGATGCAACACTATCTGTATGGTTGTGTCCTAATTGTGTGCATTATAGCGACCGTAAGATTATACGAAAAACAAGGATCGATAAAGAAAGCAG TGAGTTTGGTAAACAGCCAAGTGTAGCTAATGTCTATAATGGGATGGTAATGATACGACGTGGTGATGGGGCATTAGTGGCTTCTtccttttatacattttttattagtCTTCATCAACATATACTGAACAAAAGATGGAAAGAAGCACTGTCTCTTTGTCGAATTGCTCAG AATGAAGTATTGTGGACTTGCATGGCTGTTATGGCAACTGACAATAAAGAATTAGATGCTGCGGAAGAAGCGTATGCAGCAATTTCGCGATACGATAAAGTCAAttatattcagtatataaag AGTCTACCAAATAAAACAGAAAGATTAGCGGAAATGGCGCTTCTGTCGGGAGATCTGTTAACTGCAGAAGGCATACTTTTGCAAAACGGATTAACTGAGGAAGCTGTACGAATTAACATTGAAATATATAATTGGAATAG AGCATTAGAATTAGCGATTAGACACAGAAAGCAACTGGATGAGGTATTGAACGCAAGAAAAGAATATCTTCGAGTAATCAATAAGAAAGAAACGAATCAAAATTTTCTTGAATATATGGCAAACGTTGCAAAAACGCAA GAAGCTACTGAAAAGGCTCCGTTTAAGCGAGACGAAATTGAATTACCGGAAGCAGAAATACAAAAAAACGAAATAATGAAGCAAGAAATGGATACTTGA
- the LOC126916367 gene encoding intraflagellar transport protein 80 homolog isoform X6, producing the protein MRFKISAQNRNGHKRLVTCVAWSSTEEIYSCGYDFVFTRKNINNLSDYLFREDHLLIAWHLEGGTAHSSIVTEFPNDFYPTDMQWHPRPNYAALITKKQSLDVLLITTADGKYHLVNKNGRIEKSIDAHKGATTVGRWSSDGSALLTAGEDGLIKVWSRSGMLRSVVVKGVFPILSAAWSSDCTTVLYSQGAHLTFQSLNSNSKPRKLLAHDGLVLVLCWSHTHGLIISGGEDCRYKVWDPNGTQLFSSSIGDYPITSVSWSFSGDYFAVGSFNTIKLCDKTGWSHSLEKINSGSIYSIAWSSDSTQVAMACSNGTVSTGHIIDRRLEWNNYEATLVKRKVIEIRNVGNEIRETLEISDRVVQLEFGFDYLVVITPAQCHVYSVANWNTPAIFDLKNTSISAVLLAEKHFLLVEWNSVSLYSYQGRLLGTPKWKGITQERLYPPCVSLCSDTLVIRSQSNEKLLHVLEVAYNKPITENQTYTHLQSITRVALNHVGGITDRQVALIDINKDLFLVSIRIPGFGRVCKIAAMAQDIAWATDANVLAAMLDATLSVWLCPNCVHYSDRKIIRKTRIDKESSEFGKQPSVANVYNGMVMIRRGDGALVASSFYTFFISLHQHILNKRWKEALSLCRIAQNEVLWTCMAVMATDNKELDAAEEAYAAISRYDKVNYIQYIKSLPNKTERLAEMALLSGDLLTAEGILLQNGLTEEAVRINIEIYNWNRALELAIRHRKQLDEVLNARKEYLRVINKKETNQNFLEYMANVAKTQ; encoded by the exons ATGAGATTTAAAATATCCGCACAAAATCGTAATGGTCATAAGCGTTTGGTAACTTGTGTAGCATGGAGCTCGACGGAAGAGATTTATTCATGCGGGTATGATTTTGTATTtacgagaaaaaatataaataatctaAGTGATTACCTTTTCAGAGAGGATCATTTATTAATAGCGTGGCATTTGGAAGGTGGGACCGCACATTCTAGCATTGTTACGGAATTTCCTAATGATTTTTATCCGACCGACATGCAGTGGCATCCGCGACCAAATTATGCGGCGCTAATTACTAAAAAACAATCGTTAGATGTTCTGTTAATTACTACAGCCGACG GAaaatatcatttagttaataaAAATGGACGTATAGAAAAGAGCATAGATGCTCATAAAGGAGCAACGACAGTAGGCAGATGGAGTAGTGATGGCTCCGCACTTTTGACTG CTGGTGAAGATGGTTTGATAAAAGTATGGTCACGTAGTGGCATGCTTCGCTCTGTTGTTGTTAAAGGTGTGTTTCCCATACTATCTGCTGCCTGGAGTTCAGATTGTACGACAGTATTATATTCTCAGGGAGCTCACTTAACTTTTCAGTCGCTTAACTCTAATTCCAAACCTCGCAAG TTATTGGCTCATGATGGTTTGGTTTTGGTTTTATGTTGGAGTCATACTCATGGATTGATAATTTCTGGTGGGGAAGATTGTAGATATAAG GTATGGGATCCTAATGGTACTCAGCTATTTTCTAGTAGCATAGGAGATTATCCTATTACATCAGTAAGCTGGAGCTTTTCTGGGGATTACTTTGCTGTTGGATCATTTAACACAATCAAACTTTGTGATAAAACAGGA TGGTCTCATTCAttagaaaaaataaattctGGAAGTATATACAGTATTGCTTGGTCAAGTGATAGCACACAAGTAGCTATGGCTTGTAGTAATGGAACTGTATCAACAGGACATATAATAGACAG AAGATTGGAATGGAATAATTACGAAGCCACATTGGTCAAAAGAAAAGtaattgaaatcagaaatgTGGGTAATGAAATACGAGAAACATTAGAGATATCGGATCGCGTGGTGCAGCTGGAATTTGGTTTTGATTATTTAGTTGTAATTACACCAGCACAGTGTCATGTTTATTCGGTAGCAAATTGGAATACTCCCGCtatatttgatttaaaaaatactAGTATATCAGCGGTACTTCTTGCAGAaaa GCATTTTTTATTAGTTGAATGGAATAGCGTATCATTGTACAGTTATCAAGGCCGTTTATTAGGAACTCCAAAATGGAAAGGAATAACACAGGAACGACTTTATCCACCTTGTGTATCGCTATGTTCTGATACTTTAGTCATACGATCGCAAAGTAACGAAAAAC TTCTTCATGTGTTAGAAGTGGCTTACAATAAACCTATAACAGAAAACCAGACTTACACACATCTTCAAAGTATTACAAGGGTTGCGTTGAATCATGTTGGCGGAATAACTGATCGACAAGTAGCATTAATCGATATAAACAAAGATTTGTTTCTAGTTTCTATACGAATCCCTGGTTTTGGTAGAGTATGTAAAATAG CCGCTATGGCGCAAGATATTGCATGGGCGACTGATGCAAATGTTTTAGCAGCGATGTTGGATGCAACACTATCTGTATGGTTGTGTCCTAATTGTGTGCATTATAGCGACCGTAAGATTATACGAAAAACAAGGATCGATAAAGAAAGCAG TGAGTTTGGTAAACAGCCAAGTGTAGCTAATGTCTATAATGGGATGGTAATGATACGACGTGGTGATGGGGCATTAGTGGCTTCTtccttttatacattttttattagtCTTCATCAACATATACTGAACAAAAGATGGAAAGAAGCACTGTCTCTTTGTCGAATTGCTCAG AATGAAGTATTGTGGACTTGCATGGCTGTTATGGCAACTGACAATAAAGAATTAGATGCTGCGGAAGAAGCGTATGCAGCAATTTCGCGATACGATAAAGTCAAttatattcagtatataaag AGTCTACCAAATAAAACAGAAAGATTAGCGGAAATGGCGCTTCTGTCGGGAGATCTGTTAACTGCAGAAGGCATACTTTTGCAAAACGGATTAACTGAGGAAGCTGTACGAATTAACATTGAAATATATAATTGGAATAG AGCATTAGAATTAGCGATTAGACACAGAAAGCAACTGGATGAGGTATTGAACGCAAGAAAAGAATATCTTCGAGTAATCAATAAGAAAGAAACGAATCAAAATTTTCTTGAATATATGGCAAACGTTGCAAAAACGCAA TGA